In a single window of the Motilibacter aurantiacus genome:
- a CDS encoding PAC2 family protein, with protein sequence MLDPQELFELTPVADELPEGLVLVCALDGFLDAGAGVRLTREHLRAVGSPRTVATFDVDQLLDYRARRPVMTFARDHWASCEIPTLDLQVLTDAAGAPYLLLAGPEPDSQWERFVAAISLVVERLRVRMVVGLDSIPMGVPHTRPVGVTAHASRRELVAAYPAWFEDVTVPGSIGHVLEFRLAQSGLDTAGFAVHVPQYLAQAEYPPAAVRLVAALQDLAGLTLPADALEQAAGEVRTRIDAEVQGSTEVSAVVSRLEQQYDAFLAARQGETPLAADAADLPTGDELGAELERFLAEQARRDRPDA encoded by the coding sequence GTGCTGGACCCGCAGGAGCTCTTCGAGCTGACCCCGGTGGCGGACGAGCTGCCCGAGGGCTTGGTCCTGGTGTGCGCGCTCGACGGCTTCCTCGACGCCGGCGCGGGGGTCCGGCTGACCCGGGAGCACCTGCGCGCCGTGGGCTCGCCCCGTACCGTCGCGACCTTCGACGTCGACCAGCTGCTGGACTACCGCGCACGCCGCCCCGTCATGACGTTCGCCCGTGACCACTGGGCGTCCTGCGAGATCCCCACGCTGGACCTGCAGGTCCTCACCGACGCCGCAGGCGCGCCGTACCTCCTGCTGGCCGGGCCCGAGCCGGACTCCCAGTGGGAGCGGTTCGTGGCCGCGATCTCGCTCGTCGTCGAGCGTCTGCGGGTCCGGATGGTCGTCGGGCTGGACTCCATCCCCATGGGTGTCCCGCACACGCGCCCGGTCGGCGTCACGGCGCACGCGTCGCGCCGCGAGCTGGTCGCGGCGTACCCGGCCTGGTTCGAGGACGTGACCGTGCCCGGCAGCATCGGCCACGTGCTGGAGTTCCGGCTGGCCCAGTCCGGGCTCGACACGGCCGGGTTCGCCGTGCACGTGCCGCAGTACCTCGCCCAGGCCGAGTACCCGCCCGCGGCGGTCCGCCTGGTGGCAGCGCTGCAGGACCTCGCCGGGCTGACGCTGCCCGCCGACGCGCTGGAGCAGGCGGCGGGCGAGGTCCGCACGCGCATCGACGCCGAGGTGCAGGGCTCGACCGAGGTGAGCGCCGTGGTGTCGCGGCTGGAGCAGCAGTACGACGCCTTCCTCGCGGCCCGGCAGGGCGAGACCCCGCTGGCCGCCGACGCGGCGGACCTGCCGACCGGGGACGAGCTGGGCGCCGAGCTGGAGCGGTTCCTCGCCGAGCAGGCGCGCCGCGACCGGCCGGACGCCTGA
- a CDS encoding MMPL family transporter, with translation MSTLLHRVGDGAARHPWRTLGAWLLAAALLGGLAGTVGGSLTDDYDIPGTDSTRATSLLRDKFPDHAGATARVVLHSRSGPVDEAAAAQVAARLAAVKHVGAVEPALRSADGRTAVLNVRFDVPVTGVDAAATAEAFEQAAAPAVESGLQAEYGGEVLDQVYEQGAAELVGFLLAGVVLLAAFGSLLAAGLPLAVAGVGLAVGMALVTLTARFTDVSTIAPMIASMVGIGVGIDYALFVVSRHRQQLLAGTPVVESVARANATAGRSVVFAGSTVLLSICGLALSGVPNFVMMGVATGICVAVCMTAAVTLLPALLGLAGTRVLSRRARRAMAHGASAKRTSHKTPLAGRWGAHAAAHPWPYAVASLLLLAILAAPVLAMRLGQSDAGSEPTSSTARRAYDLVSEGLGPGSNGPLLLAVDLTRADAPDPDALRDTVAAAPGVVAVSPVLRNPAGDTAILTVTPSTGPQDDATDALVSRLRASVGSDAVAVGGSTAAFMDFNQRLQDRLPLVIGAVVGAAFLLLVLVFRSVVAPLKAALMNLLSVGAAFGAIVALFQWGWGQSFLGLDGPVPVNAFVPVFMFAILFGLSMDYEVFLLSRVREEFARTGDSARSVVEGLSSTGRVISSAAAIMIAVFVAFAATPTLSIKMMGVGMAVAILVDATLVRLVLVPATMVLLGSRNWWLPTWLDRVLPPSDVHEGGVLLPGQRRPADEDRAALV, from the coding sequence ATGAGCACTCTTCTCCACCGCGTGGGCGACGGCGCGGCCCGCCACCCGTGGCGCACCCTCGGTGCCTGGCTGCTGGCCGCAGCCCTGCTCGGCGGGCTCGCCGGGACCGTCGGCGGCTCGCTCACCGACGACTACGACATCCCCGGGACGGACTCGACGAGAGCCACCTCGCTGCTACGGGACAAGTTCCCCGACCATGCGGGCGCGACCGCCCGCGTGGTCCTGCACTCGCGTTCCGGCCCCGTCGACGAGGCGGCGGCCGCGCAGGTGGCAGCACGTCTGGCAGCCGTGAAGCACGTCGGGGCGGTCGAGCCGGCCCTGCGCAGCGCCGACGGGCGCACCGCCGTGCTGAACGTCCGCTTCGACGTCCCGGTCACCGGGGTCGACGCTGCCGCGACCGCCGAGGCGTTCGAGCAAGCGGCGGCACCGGCCGTCGAGTCCGGGCTGCAGGCCGAGTACGGCGGCGAGGTGCTCGACCAGGTGTACGAGCAGGGCGCGGCCGAGCTCGTCGGCTTCCTGCTGGCCGGCGTGGTCCTGCTCGCGGCGTTCGGGTCGCTGCTCGCGGCCGGGCTGCCGCTGGCGGTGGCGGGGGTCGGGCTGGCGGTCGGGATGGCCCTCGTCACGCTGACCGCGCGCTTCACGGACGTGAGCACCATCGCGCCGATGATCGCCTCCATGGTGGGGATCGGCGTCGGGATCGACTACGCGCTCTTCGTGGTGTCCCGTCACCGGCAGCAGCTCCTGGCCGGCACGCCGGTGGTGGAGTCGGTGGCGCGGGCCAACGCCACGGCCGGCCGTTCGGTCGTCTTCGCCGGCTCGACCGTCCTGCTCTCGATCTGCGGGCTGGCGCTGTCGGGCGTGCCGAACTTCGTGATGATGGGAGTCGCGACCGGCATCTGCGTCGCCGTCTGCATGACCGCGGCCGTGACGCTGCTGCCGGCCCTGCTGGGCCTCGCGGGCACCAGAGTGCTGTCCCGGCGGGCCCGACGGGCGATGGCGCATGGTGCTTCAGCAAAGCGGACTTCGCACAAGACGCCGCTCGCCGGACGCTGGGGCGCCCACGCCGCCGCACACCCCTGGCCGTACGCCGTGGCGAGCCTGCTGCTCCTGGCGATCCTCGCCGCCCCGGTCCTCGCGATGCGGCTGGGACAGAGCGACGCCGGCAGCGAGCCCACGTCGAGCACGGCGCGGCGCGCGTACGACCTGGTGAGCGAGGGGCTCGGCCCGGGGTCGAACGGCCCGCTGCTGCTCGCGGTCGACCTGACCCGGGCCGACGCCCCCGACCCCGACGCCCTGCGCGACACCGTGGCGGCGGCGCCCGGGGTGGTCGCCGTCTCGCCCGTCCTGCGCAACCCCGCGGGCGACACCGCGATCCTCACCGTCACCCCGAGCACGGGGCCGCAGGACGACGCCACGGACGCGCTCGTGTCGCGGCTGCGCGCCTCGGTCGGCTCGGACGCGGTGGCCGTGGGCGGGTCGACGGCCGCGTTCATGGACTTCAACCAGCGCCTGCAGGACAGGCTGCCCCTCGTGATCGGGGCCGTCGTCGGTGCCGCGTTCCTGCTGCTGGTGCTGGTGTTCCGCTCCGTCGTCGCGCCGCTGAAGGCTGCGCTCATGAACCTGCTGTCGGTGGGGGCAGCGTTCGGGGCGATCGTCGCGCTCTTCCAGTGGGGCTGGGGCCAGTCGTTCCTGGGCCTGGACGGCCCCGTCCCGGTGAACGCCTTCGTCCCGGTGTTCATGTTCGCGATCCTGTTCGGCCTGAGCATGGACTACGAGGTCTTCCTGCTCAGCCGGGTGCGCGAGGAGTTCGCCCGGACCGGTGACTCGGCCCGCAGCGTCGTGGAGGGGCTCTCCAGCACGGGCCGCGTGATCAGCTCGGCCGCCGCGATCATGATCGCCGTCTTCGTCGCGTTCGCCGCGACGCCGACCCTGTCGATCAAGATGATGGGCGTCGGGATGGCGGTCGCGATCCTGGTCGACGCCACGCTGGTGCGGCTCGTCCTGGTCCCGGCGACGATGGTGCTGCTCGGCAGCCGCAACTGGTGGCTGCCCACCTGGCTCGACCGTGTCCTGCCGCCCAGCGACGTGCACGAGGGCGGCGTGCTCCTGCCGGGTCAGCGTCGACCTGCCGACGAGGACCGGGCCGCGCTCGTGTGA
- a CDS encoding ATP-binding protein yields MIDWKKRAPRALPFVSADAARGILPLERMATSTVADHGPGPASAPLAPTGAGGTAWGSREIRTMRVLATVHAPAQARQRVDAALVEWGYDARRRADVVLVVSELVSDAVRYPLAGHIDVRLDWHRGAVELTVTDACPAPPLCTEQRSGGGMLARVVLDECSARWSWSVSPLGRTVSASFAC; encoded by the coding sequence ATGATCGATTGGAAGAAGCGGGCGCCGCGGGCGCTCCCCTTCGTCAGCGCCGACGCCGCACGCGGCATCCTGCCGCTCGAGCGGATGGCGACGAGCACGGTCGCGGACCACGGGCCCGGGCCGGCCTCGGCCCCGCTCGCCCCCACCGGTGCCGGCGGCACGGCGTGGGGGAGCCGCGAGATCCGCACGATGCGGGTGCTCGCCACCGTCCATGCCCCTGCCCAGGCACGCCAGCGCGTCGACGCCGCCCTCGTCGAGTGGGGCTACGACGCCCGTCGCCGGGCGGACGTCGTGCTCGTCGTGAGCGAGCTCGTCAGCGACGCCGTGCGCTACCCGTTGGCCGGTCACATCGACGTCCGACTCGACTGGCACCGGGGAGCAGTCGAGTTGACGGTCACCGATGCGTGCCCGGCCCCGCCGCTCTGCACCGAGCAGCGCAGCGGCGGCGGGATGCTCGCGCGGGTGGTGCTCGACGAGTGCAGCGCGCGCTGGTCCTGGTCCGTCTCGCCGCTCGGCCGGACGGTCTCGGCCTCCTTCGCGTGCTGA
- a CDS encoding aldo/keto reductase, with protein MHTRTLGTGSAALAVSAQGLGCMGMSEFYGTGDEGEALATIRAALDAGVTLLDTADMYGPFTNEQLVGKAIAGRRDEVVLATKFGNERRPDGSRVGVNGRPEYVRQACDASLQRLGVDVIDLYYQHRVDRTVPVEETWGALHELVEAGKVRRLGISEAAPETIRKAHAVHPVTALQTEWSLWTRDPEQNGVLDTVRELGIGFVAYSPLGRGFLSGTIRSLDDLAEDDFRRANPRFQGESFARNLELLDAVNAIAQDKGVTPGQLALAWVLAQGEDVVPIPGTKRRSNLRENVAADDVVLSAEELRRIDGAFPLGATAGDRYPDMSTVHA; from the coding sequence ATGCACACGCGCACGCTGGGCACGGGGAGCGCGGCGCTCGCGGTCTCCGCACAGGGCCTCGGCTGCATGGGGATGAGCGAGTTCTACGGCACCGGTGACGAGGGTGAGGCGCTCGCGACCATCCGGGCCGCGCTGGACGCCGGCGTCACGCTGCTCGACACGGCGGACATGTACGGCCCGTTCACCAACGAGCAGCTCGTGGGCAAGGCGATCGCCGGCCGCCGGGACGAGGTCGTCCTGGCGACGAAGTTCGGCAACGAGCGGCGCCCGGACGGCAGCCGGGTCGGGGTCAATGGCCGCCCCGAGTACGTCCGGCAGGCCTGCGACGCGTCGCTGCAGCGGCTGGGCGTGGACGTGATCGACCTCTACTACCAGCACCGCGTCGACCGGACGGTGCCCGTCGAGGAGACGTGGGGCGCGCTGCACGAGCTCGTCGAGGCGGGCAAGGTCCGCCGGCTCGGCATCAGTGAGGCCGCACCGGAGACGATCCGCAAGGCCCACGCCGTGCACCCCGTGACCGCGCTGCAGACCGAGTGGTCGCTGTGGACGCGCGACCCGGAGCAGAACGGCGTGCTCGACACCGTGCGCGAGCTGGGCATCGGGTTCGTCGCCTACTCCCCGCTGGGGCGCGGCTTCCTCTCGGGCACGATCCGGTCCCTGGACGACCTGGCCGAGGACGACTTCCGGCGGGCCAACCCGCGCTTCCAGGGCGAGAGCTTCGCCCGCAACCTCGAGCTGCTGGACGCGGTGAACGCCATCGCGCAGGACAAGGGCGTCACCCCCGGCCAGCTCGCCCTGGCCTGGGTCCTCGCGCAGGGGGAGGACGTCGTCCCGATCCCCGGCACGAAGCGGCGTTCTAACCTGCGGGAGAACGTGGCCGCCGACGACGTGGTGCTCAGCGCCGAGGAGCTGCGCCGCATCGACGGGGCGTTCCCGCTCGGGGCGACGGCGGGCGACCGGTACCCGGACATGTCGACGGTGCACGCCTGA
- a CDS encoding glycosyltransferase, whose translation MRVLLYTDGLGRGGAEISLGNLLAAAPDGLDLAVAGPGAEVVEWVAARRPGTPAHVVRPGAGSSLQLLRRVRPDVLHANLSVPWAGAGALAAAYATPGLRAVAVQQLPLRTTALPEWARTRALLARLDAHVAVGESSARRVEDFYALGRGSVRSVPNGVPDVELPARSPRERLVVGSLGRLDGQKAYDVLLRAAARVEGIEVEVVGEGNERERLEALAAELGLTGRVRLPGWSERSREALARFDVFCLPSRAEGFPLSIVEAMLAGLPVVATSVGGVPEAVLDGRTGLVVPRDDVDALAAALVRVRDDPGLRDALGKAGRARALAGLTADAMAAAYAEIWREVLARPRAPRLRVPRPKP comes from the coding sequence GTGCGCGTCCTGCTCTACACCGACGGCCTCGGCCGCGGCGGCGCCGAGATCAGCCTGGGCAACCTGCTCGCCGCGGCCCCGGACGGCCTCGACCTCGCGGTGGCGGGGCCGGGGGCCGAGGTGGTCGAGTGGGTCGCGGCCCGCCGCCCCGGCACACCCGCGCACGTCGTGCGCCCGGGGGCGGGCTCCTCCCTCCAGCTGCTGCGCCGGGTACGCCCCGACGTGCTCCACGCCAACCTCAGCGTGCCGTGGGCGGGCGCGGGTGCCCTCGCCGCCGCGTACGCGACCCCCGGCCTGCGAGCCGTCGCCGTGCAGCAGTTGCCCCTGCGCACCACCGCGCTGCCCGAGTGGGCCCGCACCCGTGCCCTGCTGGCCCGGCTCGACGCCCACGTGGCCGTCGGCGAGTCCAGCGCCCGCCGGGTCGAGGACTTCTACGCCCTCGGGCGCGGCAGCGTGCGGTCGGTCCCCAACGGGGTGCCCGACGTCGAGCTGCCGGCCCGGTCCCCGCGTGAGCGCCTGGTCGTCGGCAGCCTCGGCCGGCTCGACGGGCAGAAGGCGTACGACGTGCTGCTGCGCGCCGCTGCGCGGGTCGAGGGCATCGAGGTCGAGGTGGTCGGGGAGGGCAATGAGCGGGAGCGGCTGGAGGCGCTGGCCGCCGAGCTCGGGCTGACCGGACGGGTGCGGCTCCCGGGCTGGTCGGAGCGGTCGCGCGAGGCGCTGGCCCGGTTCGACGTGTTCTGCCTGCCCAGCCGGGCCGAGGGGTTCCCCCTGTCGATCGTGGAGGCGATGCTCGCCGGGCTCCCGGTCGTGGCGACGAGCGTGGGCGGCGTTCCCGAGGCCGTGCTCGACGGCCGGACAGGCCTCGTGGTGCCCCGCGACGACGTGGACGCGCTGGCGGCGGCGCTCGTCCGGGTGCGCGACGACCCCGGGCTGCGCGACGCGCTGGGCAAGGCGGGGCGCGCGCGGGCGCTCGCCGGGCTCACCGCCGACGCGATGGCCGCGGCGTACGCCGAGATCTGGCGCGAGGTGCTGGCCCGGCCCCGGGCCCCCCGGCTGCGGGTGCCCCGGCCCAAGCCCTGA
- a CDS encoding heme-degrading domain-containing protein: protein MPTTGNFTPEQLLEHERELVLPSLSNDDALDLGLTVLRLARERALPVLVEVRRWPQVLFRAALPGVVPDNDVWVDNKARVVQRFGHSTLHERVRHETAGTTFAVKTGLPESEYAAHGGGFPLAVEGTGVVGVLLVSGLPQVEDHALAVEALREFLAARRG from the coding sequence GTGCCTACGACCGGGAACTTCACCCCCGAGCAGCTGCTGGAGCACGAGCGAGAGCTGGTGCTCCCGTCGTTGTCCAACGACGACGCGCTCGATCTCGGGCTGACCGTGCTGCGGCTCGCCCGCGAGCGCGCGCTGCCCGTGCTCGTCGAGGTTCGCCGCTGGCCGCAGGTGCTCTTCCGCGCTGCGCTGCCCGGCGTCGTGCCCGACAACGACGTGTGGGTCGACAACAAGGCGCGCGTGGTGCAGCGGTTCGGGCACTCGACCCTGCACGAGCGGGTGCGGCACGAGACGGCGGGCACGACCTTCGCCGTCAAGACCGGCCTGCCGGAGAGCGAGTACGCCGCTCACGGCGGCGGCTTCCCGCTGGCGGTCGAGGGCACCGGCGTCGTCGGCGTGCTGCTCGTCTCGGGGCTGCCGCAGGTCGAGGACCACGCGCTCGCCGTCGAGGCGCTGCGCGAGTTCCTCGCCGCTCGCCGCGGCTGA
- a CDS encoding ABC-F family ATP-binding cassette domain-containing protein gives MSATLVAKDLAAGHGDRVLFSGLDLVVAPGDVVGLVGANGAGKSTLLRILAGLLPAEQGTVGLTPPHAAVGHLPQEPERRAGETVHAFLGRRTGVTAATAAMDAAAEALGREEPGADDAYALALERWLGLGGADLDERAEGVASDLGLAIDLETPMTALSGGQAARAGLASLLLSRYDVFLLDEPTNDLDLDGLDRLERFVTGLRAGTVLVSHDREFLARVVNRVVELDLAQRQVNVFGGGYASYLEERAIARQHARDAYDEYADTRAGLEARARMQRAWMDKGVRNARRKASDNDKHIKHFRGETSEKQAAKARQTDRAIERLEAVEEPRKEWELRMTIAVAPRSGAVVASLRGAVVRRGSFVFGPADLQVDWADRVAITGANGSGKTTLLAALLGRLPLDEGTAALGPGVVVGEVDQARALFGGPEPLVDAFTAAAPDLAPEPTRTLLAKFGLRGDIALRPCATLSPGERTRAGLALLQARGVNLLVLDEPTNHLDLPAIEQLESALDAYPGTLLLVTHDRRMLDAVSTTRRWHVANGKVTEL, from the coding sequence GTGAGCGCAACCCTCGTCGCCAAGGACCTCGCCGCCGGCCACGGGGACCGCGTCCTCTTCTCCGGCCTCGACCTGGTGGTCGCGCCCGGCGACGTCGTCGGCCTGGTGGGAGCCAACGGGGCGGGCAAGTCCACGCTGCTGCGCATCCTGGCCGGGCTGCTCCCCGCCGAGCAGGGCACCGTGGGCCTGACTCCCCCGCACGCCGCGGTCGGGCACCTGCCGCAGGAGCCGGAACGGCGTGCCGGGGAGACCGTGCACGCCTTCCTCGGCCGGCGTACCGGTGTCACCGCGGCCACCGCCGCCATGGACGCCGCGGCGGAGGCGCTGGGCCGGGAGGAGCCCGGCGCCGACGACGCGTACGCCCTGGCACTGGAGCGGTGGCTGGGGCTCGGCGGCGCCGACCTCGACGAGCGGGCCGAGGGCGTCGCGTCCGACCTCGGCCTCGCCATCGACCTCGAGACCCCCATGACCGCCCTGTCCGGCGGGCAGGCGGCGCGGGCGGGGCTGGCCTCGCTGCTGCTCAGCCGCTACGACGTCTTCCTGCTCGACGAGCCGACCAACGACCTGGACCTGGACGGGCTCGACCGGCTCGAGCGCTTCGTCACGGGCCTGCGCGCGGGCACGGTGCTCGTCAGCCACGACCGCGAGTTCCTGGCCCGGGTCGTGAACCGGGTGGTCGAGCTCGACCTCGCCCAGCGTCAGGTCAACGTCTTCGGCGGGGGCTACGCCTCCTACCTGGAGGAGCGGGCGATCGCGCGCCAGCACGCGAGGGACGCCTACGACGAGTACGCCGACACCCGCGCCGGGCTCGAGGCGCGGGCTCGCATGCAGCGGGCGTGGATGGACAAGGGCGTGCGCAACGCGCGGCGCAAGGCGTCCGACAACGACAAGCACATCAAGCACTTCCGCGGCGAGACGAGTGAGAAGCAGGCGGCGAAGGCCCGCCAGACCGACCGTGCGATCGAACGGCTGGAGGCCGTCGAGGAGCCCCGCAAGGAGTGGGAGCTGCGGATGACGATCGCCGTCGCCCCGCGCTCGGGCGCGGTCGTCGCGTCGTTGCGCGGCGCCGTCGTACGGCGCGGGTCGTTCGTCTTCGGGCCGGCCGACCTGCAGGTCGACTGGGCCGACCGGGTCGCCATCACCGGGGCCAACGGGTCGGGCAAGACGACGCTGCTGGCGGCGCTGCTCGGCCGGCTGCCGCTGGACGAGGGAACCGCCGCCCTCGGCCCGGGCGTCGTGGTCGGGGAGGTCGACCAGGCGCGCGCGCTCTTCGGTGGGCCCGAGCCGCTCGTCGACGCCTTCACGGCGGCAGCGCCGGACCTCGCCCCGGAGCCCACCCGCACGCTGCTCGCGAAGTTCGGGTTGCGCGGCGACATCGCGCTGCGTCCCTGCGCGACGCTCTCCCCCGGCGAGCGGACGCGCGCGGGCCTCGCGCTGCTGCAGGCGCGCGGGGTCAACCTGCTGGTCCTGGACGAGCCGACCAACCACCTCGACCTGCCGGCCATCGAGCAGCTCGAGTCGGCACTCGATGCCTATCCGGGAACTCTGCTTCTGGTGACGCATGACCGGCGGATGCTCGACGCCGTCTCCACCACCCGGCGATGGCACGTCGCGAACGGCAAGGTCACGGAGCTGTGA
- a CDS encoding MFS transporter has translation MSTAPRTDEHDGPGAGAAPGRSRRPRAWLPVVVLTAAHLLAVLSATAVTVALGEVAVDIDVDDAGLSWALGAYLVPFAALLLVAGRAGDLLGRRRALLGGLALLALAALAGALAQSQEQLLLARAVQGTAAAAVSASALALLTVAVPVGRARLAGIGAFAAATAAGAAIGLAAGGAVAERDWRLTLLLPVVLGVALAVAVRLAVEEPASQHGRLDVPGAVTGTLALLGIGYGLAEAYADGWGSAGTIVPLVLGVLLLLVFVGVESRSPDPLLAVRVLASRARMVAYAVLLAIGGSGFAAAYVVALYVQRVLGYDAGRTAAAFLPFVAAVLVAALVAVALAPRVPPRALVVAGGILAAGGLMGLAQLSVDSAYAPDVLLPMLALAAGLGLALVPAVLAALAGTGRDDAGMAAAALTTASQTGVLLGLAVLTSASTSAFTDRMREIGDTLQQQVESGQLTADQADVLTIGLPVYGLTSGYTQAFAVGALLVVAATFLALLLDTRKGELGLQVPSSVD, from the coding sequence ATGAGCACTGCGCCCAGGACCGACGAGCACGACGGGCCGGGGGCGGGAGCCGCGCCCGGTCGTTCCCGCCGGCCGCGCGCCTGGCTCCCGGTCGTCGTCCTGACCGCTGCGCACCTGCTGGCCGTGCTGTCCGCGACCGCGGTGACGGTCGCCCTCGGCGAGGTGGCCGTGGACATCGACGTCGACGACGCCGGCCTCTCGTGGGCGCTCGGTGCCTACCTGGTGCCGTTCGCGGCGTTGCTGCTCGTCGCGGGCCGGGCCGGGGACCTGCTCGGGCGACGCCGAGCCCTGCTCGGCGGCCTGGCGCTCCTCGCCCTGGCCGCTCTCGCGGGCGCGCTCGCCCAGAGCCAGGAGCAGTTGCTGCTCGCCCGCGCAGTGCAGGGCACCGCGGCGGCCGCGGTGTCGGCGTCGGCCCTGGCCCTGCTGACCGTGGCCGTGCCGGTCGGGCGTGCCCGCCTCGCCGGGATCGGCGCCTTCGCCGCCGCGACGGCAGCGGGCGCCGCGATCGGACTGGCGGCCGGCGGGGCGGTCGCCGAGCGGGACTGGCGCTTGACCCTCCTCCTGCCTGTCGTGCTCGGCGTGGCCCTCGCCGTCGCCGTGCGGCTGGCGGTCGAGGAGCCCGCCTCGCAGCACGGACGGCTCGACGTGCCGGGCGCGGTGACTGGGACACTCGCGCTGCTCGGCATCGGCTACGGGCTGGCCGAGGCGTACGCCGACGGCTGGGGGAGCGCGGGGACGATCGTGCCCCTGGTCCTGGGGGTCCTGCTCCTGCTGGTCTTCGTGGGCGTCGAGAGCCGCAGCCCCGACCCGCTGCTCGCGGTGCGCGTGCTCGCCTCGCGTGCCCGCATGGTCGCCTACGCCGTGCTGCTCGCCATCGGTGGCTCCGGGTTCGCCGCGGCGTACGTCGTCGCGCTCTACGTGCAGCGGGTCCTGGGCTACGACGCGGGCAGGACGGCCGCGGCCTTCCTGCCGTTCGTCGCGGCCGTTCTCGTCGCGGCCCTCGTCGCGGTGGCCCTCGCCCCGCGGGTCCCGCCGCGGGCGCTCGTCGTCGCGGGCGGCATCCTCGCCGCGGGCGGGCTGATGGGGCTGGCCCAGCTGTCGGTCGACTCCGCGTACGCCCCCGACGTGCTGCTGCCGATGCTGGCCCTCGCGGCCGGCCTCGGGCTGGCTCTCGTCCCGGCGGTGCTCGCCGCCCTCGCAGGCACCGGCCGGGACGATGCGGGCATGGCGGCCGCCGCGCTGACGACCGCGTCCCAGACGGGCGTCCTGCTCGGCCTGGCGGTGCTGACGTCCGCCTCGACGTCGGCCTTCACCGACCGGATGCGCGAGATCGGGGACACCCTGCAGCAGCAGGTGGAGAGCGGGCAGTTGACGGCGGACCAGGCGGACGTGCTGACGATCGGGCTCCCGGTCTACGGGCTGACGAGCGGCTACACCCAGGCGTTCGCAGTCGGCGCGCTGCTCGTGGTGGCCGCGACGTTCCTCGCGCTGCTGCTCGACACCCGCAAGGGGGAGCTGGGCCTGCAGGTGCCCTCATCGGTTGATTGA